In a single window of the Streptomyces sp. NBC_00285 genome:
- a CDS encoding polysaccharide lyase has product MRRRQALAVLGGAALAGTVGTTGTAGRAYAADEVYFQNRGSVEGWDHAYTQKDGMIATVDSPVYKGAHSLAATQTYIGETGGYHSEVIKRGAQSVGEDRYYGQAVRLAPDWTFHDQNVTFQQWSPEDPEGPWLLMFVIGDEIRFGGSGGIKGTVGTVTALRGAWARVVARLKLAGAGAGAFEVWLNGRKTVSMTGIAALPSTSGTIRWSNGIYCTAWRDGTPSGPDVLTIHHDNHRIASSYALAEPGNWS; this is encoded by the coding sequence GTGCGCAGACGACAGGCTCTCGCCGTACTCGGCGGCGCCGCCCTGGCAGGCACGGTCGGCACGACAGGTACCGCGGGACGCGCATACGCCGCGGACGAGGTGTACTTCCAGAACCGTGGCAGCGTCGAGGGCTGGGACCACGCCTACACGCAGAAGGACGGCATGATCGCGACCGTCGACTCCCCGGTGTACAAGGGCGCCCACTCACTGGCGGCCACCCAGACGTACATCGGCGAGACCGGCGGCTACCACTCGGAGGTCATCAAGCGCGGCGCGCAGAGCGTCGGCGAGGACAGGTACTACGGCCAGGCCGTCCGCCTCGCCCCGGACTGGACGTTCCACGACCAGAACGTCACCTTCCAGCAGTGGTCACCCGAGGATCCCGAAGGGCCCTGGCTCCTGATGTTCGTCATCGGCGACGAGATCCGCTTCGGCGGCTCCGGCGGCATCAAGGGCACGGTGGGCACCGTCACTGCCCTGCGCGGTGCGTGGGCGCGCGTGGTCGCCCGCCTCAAGCTGGCCGGCGCGGGCGCGGGCGCCTTCGAGGTCTGGCTCAACGGCAGGAAGACCGTCAGCATGACCGGCATCGCTGCCCTTCCGTCGACCTCGGGGACCATCCGCTGGTCGAACGGGATCTACTGCACGGCGTGGCGCGACGGCACGCCCAGCGGCCCCGACGTCCTGACGATCCACCACGACAACCACCGGATCGCCTCGTCCTACGCACTCGCCGAACCGGGCAACTGGTCCTGA
- a CDS encoding PASTA domain-containing protein, whose translation MNRFANSTEAPDFDAPQIQRRTRRRRTIGIAAVAAALIAAGGGTALATSVAGSNSSTPAATRTVTNSDATTVLYLHSEGLTIPIDFAGWSLDGAKAYMEKMQTKLGTVTKKSVKGCKPGSVIGVSPHAPKSVKPGDTVNFTVCAG comes from the coding sequence ATGAACCGATTCGCGAACTCCACCGAGGCACCCGACTTCGACGCGCCCCAGATCCAGCGCCGCACCCGGCGCAGGCGCACCATCGGCATCGCCGCTGTCGCCGCCGCCCTCATCGCCGCGGGCGGGGGCACGGCTCTGGCCACCTCGGTCGCCGGCAGCAACAGCTCGACCCCGGCGGCTACCCGTACGGTCACCAACAGCGACGCCACCACCGTGCTGTACCTCCACTCCGAGGGCCTGACCATCCCGATCGACTTCGCGGGTTGGAGCCTGGACGGGGCCAAGGCGTACATGGAGAAGATGCAGACCAAGCTCGGCACCGTCACCAAGAAGTCCGTCAAGGGCTGCAAGCCGGGCTCGGTGATCGGCGTGTCCCCGCACGCCCCGAAGTCCGTCAAGCCGGGGGACACCGTCAACTTCACCGTCTGCGCCGGCTGA
- a CDS encoding SigE family RNA polymerase sigma factor: METDFQAFVAARSTALFRGAFVLTGDREAAEDLVQETLERACRKWRTIAGKDAPDLYVRRIMVNLANDRWRRFRRLVTTSDSQSGDRAAPGDEFGQVDNRDQLMRAMQQLPMRMRTVVVLRYFHDLSDAEIAADLDISPSTVRSQLARGIEKLRGEIPVLSAPSPRQHTEGIR, encoded by the coding sequence ATGGAGACGGACTTTCAGGCTTTCGTCGCCGCGAGGTCGACCGCGCTGTTCCGGGGAGCCTTCGTCCTGACGGGCGACCGTGAAGCCGCGGAGGACCTGGTCCAGGAGACCCTGGAGCGGGCTTGCCGCAAATGGCGCACCATCGCCGGGAAGGACGCTCCGGATCTCTACGTTCGGCGGATCATGGTGAACCTGGCCAACGACCGCTGGCGCAGGTTTCGCCGCCTGGTCACGACCTCCGATTCGCAGAGCGGCGACAGAGCCGCTCCGGGAGACGAGTTCGGACAGGTGGACAACCGCGACCAGTTGATGCGTGCCATGCAACAACTGCCCATGCGGATGCGCACGGTCGTGGTGCTGAGGTACTTCCACGACCTCTCCGACGCAGAGATCGCAGCCGACCTGGACATATCGCCCAGCACGGTGCGTTCCCAGCTCGCTCGCGGGATCGAGAAGCTCAGAGGCGAGATCCCCGTACTCTCCGCCCCTTCACCACGGCAGCACACGGAGGGAATCCGATGA
- a CDS encoding DUF1963 domain-containing protein, with protein sequence MTPEMRNTLSPFRDKAIAQGIPADEVERWLDTARPCVTLSQGGDGPVVGMFGGPLMLPADTPTPVFPFVASVDLTALPADATDLPLPPDGHLLLFAFPDDDGDLVNIGEVVYVPADAATEERDRNSGFWSEVDEFRKMVEAFPQGRLRATTTPSLPCHYAVQIPGSTHTAPLPGHPHSRELAELWEATRGDIATGGPLQLGGFASEEAVHLDPVNSVVECAVKTAEARGWGEAVSGAVEDWVLLADWNPRIEGMEGAVVHWAIQHEDLTARRFDRTIATVFWNP encoded by the coding sequence ATGACTCCCGAGATGCGGAACACGTTAAGTCCCTTCCGTGACAAGGCGATTGCGCAGGGCATTCCGGCCGACGAGGTGGAGCGGTGGCTGGACACCGCTCGCCCTTGCGTGACGTTGTCGCAGGGCGGTGACGGGCCGGTCGTGGGCATGTTCGGCGGCCCCTTGATGCTGCCCGCCGACACCCCGACCCCCGTTTTCCCCTTCGTCGCCTCCGTCGACCTCACGGCGCTGCCCGCCGACGCGACGGATCTCCCGCTGCCTCCCGACGGTCACCTGTTGCTGTTCGCCTTCCCCGACGACGACGGTGACCTCGTCAACATCGGGGAGGTCGTGTACGTCCCCGCCGACGCGGCCACGGAGGAACGGGACAGGAACTCAGGGTTCTGGTCCGAGGTCGACGAGTTCCGGAAGATGGTCGAGGCGTTTCCGCAGGGCCGGCTGCGGGCGACGACCACCCCCTCCCTGCCCTGCCACTACGCGGTCCAGATCCCCGGAAGCACCCACACCGCGCCACTCCCCGGACATCCCCACTCCAGGGAACTGGCCGAGCTGTGGGAGGCGACACGCGGCGACATCGCCACCGGGGGGCCTCTCCAACTCGGCGGATTCGCCTCGGAGGAGGCCGTCCATCTCGACCCGGTCAACAGCGTCGTGGAGTGCGCGGTGAAGACGGCGGAGGCGCGCGGCTGGGGAGAAGCGGTCTCGGGCGCCGTCGAGGACTGGGTGCTGCTCGCCGACTGGAACCCCAGAATCGAGGGAATGGAGGGCGCCGTCGTCCACTGGGCGATCCAACACGAGGACCTGACCGCACGACGCTTCGACCGCACGATCGCCACCGTCTTCTGGAACCCCTGA
- a CDS encoding IS110 family transposase, with translation MSEIWAGVDIGKTHHHTVVINAEGERLLSRRTLNDESELLALIGEVLAISDDALWAVDLNHGGAALLIGLLIAHDQPVAYLTGLAVHRASATYRGEGKTDAKDAFVIADQARVRRDLGLLRPGEEIAVDLRTLTTRRLDVVFDRTRQINRLRAQLLEIFPALERALDLTNKGPAILLTGYQTPSAIRRAGAKRIETWLKNRKVKGAAALAHIAVEAARAQHTTLPGEKLAAAMVARLAKAVLALDEEVAELDALVEARFCEHPHAEVIRSLPGMGPRLGAEFIAATGGDMDAFGSADRLAGFAGLAPQPRDSGRVSGNLRRPRRYHRGLLRAMYLSAMASLKSCPASKTYYQRKRSEGKGHKQALLALARRRINVLWAMIRDSECYHSSLPTTEAA, from the coding sequence ATGTCCGAGATCTGGGCCGGGGTGGACATCGGCAAGACGCATCATCACACCGTGGTGATCAATGCAGAGGGCGAGCGGTTGCTGTCCCGCCGGACCCTGAACGACGAGAGTGAGCTGCTGGCGCTGATCGGCGAAGTGCTGGCGATATCCGACGATGCGCTTTGGGCCGTCGATCTCAACCACGGGGGCGCCGCCCTGCTGATCGGCCTGCTCATCGCCCACGACCAGCCAGTCGCCTACCTCACCGGCCTGGCGGTTCACCGAGCCTCGGCCACCTATCGGGGCGAGGGGAAGACCGACGCGAAAGACGCCTTCGTCATCGCCGACCAGGCCCGCGTCCGCCGGGACCTGGGACTGCTCAGGCCCGGGGAAGAGATCGCTGTCGACCTGCGCACCCTGACCACCCGGCGCCTTGACGTGGTCTTCGACCGCACCCGGCAGATCAACCGCCTCCGGGCCCAACTGCTGGAGATATTCCCTGCGTTGGAACGGGCGCTGGACTTGACCAACAAGGGTCCTGCGATCCTTCTGACCGGCTACCAGACGCCGTCAGCGATCCGCCGCGCAGGCGCGAAGCGGATCGAGACCTGGCTGAAGAACCGCAAGGTCAAAGGTGCCGCCGCACTCGCTCACATCGCCGTGGAAGCCGCCCGGGCCCAGCACACCACGCTGCCCGGCGAGAAACTGGCCGCCGCGATGGTGGCCCGCCTCGCGAAGGCGGTGCTGGCCCTCGACGAGGAGGTCGCGGAACTCGACGCCCTGGTCGAGGCCCGGTTTTGCGAACATCCCCACGCCGAGGTGATCCGCAGCCTGCCCGGTATGGGGCCCAGGCTCGGCGCCGAGTTCATCGCCGCGACGGGTGGCGACATGGATGCCTTCGGCAGTGCCGACCGCCTGGCCGGCTTCGCCGGCCTGGCCCCGCAGCCCCGCGACTCCGGCCGCGTAAGCGGCAACCTGCGCAGACCCCGCCGCTACCACCGCGGCCTGCTGCGGGCCATGTACTTGTCGGCGATGGCCAGCCTCAAGTCCTGCCCCGCCTCCAAGACGTACTACCAGCGAAAGCGGAGCGAAGGAAAGGGGCACAAGCAGGCTCTCCTCGCCCTCGCACGTCGACGCATCAACGTTCTGTGGGCGATGATCCGCGACAGCGAGTGCTATCACTCCTCACTTCCCACCACAGAAGCGGCTTGA
- a CDS encoding hydrolase yields the protein MDGVLYQLPTAFWTVPYVSSRFPGASEVTDLPNLEEGANCQLFAYEVLRHFGLAAPALRSSELWADTQTTARVLVAQPLDLVLFNATEDAYGAHVGVWVNEGRVLHLCAEIGRPAVWETTEFAARERYRVLIGNKRVVDTTQNTVG from the coding sequence ATGGATGGAGTCCTGTACCAACTACCGACCGCTTTCTGGACCGTTCCGTACGTGAGCTCCCGGTTTCCGGGGGCGTCGGAGGTGACTGACCTTCCCAACCTGGAGGAGGGTGCGAACTGCCAACTGTTCGCCTACGAGGTGCTTCGGCACTTCGGCCTGGCTGCGCCCGCTCTGCGGTCGAGCGAACTATGGGCCGATACGCAGACCACAGCCCGCGTGTTGGTTGCCCAGCCACTTGACCTGGTGCTGTTCAACGCCACCGAGGATGCTTATGGCGCCCACGTAGGAGTCTGGGTGAACGAGGGACGAGTGCTGCATCTGTGCGCAGAGATAGGACGCCCGGCAGTCTGGGAGACGACAGAGTTCGCGGCGCGGGAGCGCTACCGGGTTCTGATCGGCAACAAGCGTGTGGTCGACACGACGCAGAACACCGTCGGCTGA
- a CDS encoding aminoglycoside phosphotransferase family protein, with the protein MTMHDDQVDVTDEIVANLIREQFPQWSGKAIQPLSSTGTVNAIFRIGDDLAARFPLRLADAADALAVLEQEAQASAELAQVSCFPAPEPVALGKPGAGYPMPWSIQTWLPGTIASDADPSGSDAFAEDLAAFIAALRNADTRGRLFSGDNRGGVLADHDDWMAKCFEESKCLLDVPRLRPMWSRFRELPRSGADVMSHGDLIPGNVLVAGDRLGGVLDTGGFGPADPALDLVSAWHLLQPGPREVLRRTLVCDELEWERGKAWAFEQAMGVIWYYVETNPPMSRMGRRTLDRILESTE; encoded by the coding sequence ATGACCATGCACGACGACCAGGTGGACGTAACGGACGAAATCGTTGCGAACTTGATCCGAGAACAATTTCCGCAGTGGAGCGGCAAGGCGATCCAGCCCCTGTCGTCGACCGGGACGGTCAATGCCATCTTCCGCATCGGTGACGACCTCGCTGCGCGTTTCCCACTGCGGCTGGCCGATGCTGCCGACGCGTTGGCGGTTCTGGAACAGGAGGCGCAGGCAAGCGCGGAGCTGGCGCAGGTGTCTTGCTTCCCCGCCCCGGAACCCGTCGCCCTGGGAAAGCCCGGAGCGGGTTACCCCATGCCGTGGTCGATCCAGACATGGCTGCCGGGAACGATCGCCTCTGATGCCGACCCGAGTGGGTCGGACGCCTTCGCCGAGGACCTTGCGGCCTTCATCGCGGCCCTGCGGAACGCCGATACGCGGGGGCGGCTTTTCAGTGGCGACAATCGTGGCGGCGTTCTCGCTGACCACGACGACTGGATGGCGAAGTGCTTCGAGGAGAGTAAGTGTCTGCTCGACGTGCCCCGGCTGCGCCCGATGTGGAGCCGTTTTCGGGAGTTGCCACGCAGCGGTGCCGATGTGATGAGCCATGGTGACTTGATTCCCGGCAATGTACTGGTCGCGGGAGACAGGCTCGGCGGAGTACTCGACACCGGCGGATTCGGCCCGGCCGACCCCGCGCTGGACCTGGTCAGCGCCTGGCACTTGTTGCAGCCAGGCCCTCGGGAAGTGCTCCGGCGGACACTGGTCTGTGACGAGCTGGAGTGGGAGCGCGGCAAGGCATGGGCGTTCGAACAGGCGATGGGTGTCATCTGGTACTACGTCGAGACCAACCCGCCGATGAGCAGAATGGGGCGCCGGACACTCGACCGCATTCTGGAGTCGACGGAGTGA
- a CDS encoding MerR family transcriptional regulator: protein MDGDTRYSIGELSRRTGLTVKTIRFYSDRGIVAPTDRNPAGYRLYSIDAVARLDLVRTLRELGLDLPTIRKVVDRELSLPEVAAAHAEALAVQIRVLRLRRAVLTAVAERGSTPEETELMHRLAHLSEDERRRLIGNFLDAVFGGLDAVPAFAGVMRSMTPELPDNPEAEQVQAWVELAEMSQDRGFRAVVRRMAEDLAAEQIRSDMVGPRRDIAAAVRDRAGPALSAGIDPASPQADPIVAEFTAHYAHLLGRPDDVELRRGLVSRLQSVNDPRRERYLQLLAVVNGWPAPESLAAVLDWSVQALRVRTQQ, encoded by the coding sequence ATGGACGGCGACACGCGCTACTCGATCGGCGAACTCTCTCGACGGACCGGTCTCACGGTCAAGACCATTCGGTTCTACTCCGATCGCGGAATCGTGGCGCCGACCGACCGCAACCCGGCCGGCTACCGCCTCTACAGCATCGACGCTGTCGCACGCCTGGACCTCGTGCGAACCTTGCGCGAGCTGGGACTGGACCTTCCCACGATCCGCAAGGTCGTGGATCGCGAACTCTCGCTTCCCGAGGTCGCCGCAGCGCACGCCGAAGCGCTGGCAGTCCAGATCCGCGTCCTGCGCCTGCGGCGCGCGGTGCTGACGGCGGTGGCCGAGCGCGGGTCCACACCTGAGGAGACGGAACTCATGCACAGGCTGGCCCATCTTTCCGAGGACGAACGCAGACGTCTGATCGGCAATTTCCTCGACGCCGTCTTCGGCGGTCTTGACGCCGTCCCCGCATTCGCGGGGGTCATGCGCTCGATGACCCCCGAGTTGCCCGACAACCCGGAGGCGGAGCAGGTCCAGGCGTGGGTGGAGCTGGCCGAGATGTCCCAGGACCGGGGTTTCCGCGCCGTCGTGCGGCGGATGGCCGAGGACCTGGCAGCCGAGCAGATCCGAAGCGACATGGTGGGCCCGCGCCGCGACATCGCGGCAGCCGTCCGTGACCGGGCCGGGCCGGCCCTGAGCGCAGGCATCGACCCGGCCTCCCCCCAGGCCGATCCGATCGTTGCGGAGTTCACTGCGCACTACGCGCACCTCCTCGGTCGCCCCGACGACGTCGAGCTTCGCCGCGGGCTGGTGTCTCGGCTGCAGAGTGTCAACGACCCACGCAGGGAGCGATACCTTCAGCTGCTCGCAGTGGTCAACGGCTGGCCGGCTCCGGAGAGTCTGGCTGCAGTGCTCGATTGGTCCGTCCAGGCTCTGCGCGTCCGGACACAGCAATGA
- a CDS encoding FAD-dependent monooxygenase, whose product MHDVMIVGAGPVGLFLACELGLAGCSVLVLEREPELGSPWKSIPLGMRGLSAASVEAFYRRGMLPTLLTASGSSDDPGVNPDSDEPVPPRVAGHFAGMMLDPAKVDVAALPFRLPSPALEGVFTSLDAVETVLAERASKLGVEIRRGVTVSGVVQNDESVIAQAGEDEYVARWLVGCDGGRSTVRGLAGFEFVGTEPQFTGYTMHATIADPEKLRSGFGFNLTPMGVYLQTPVAGHISMMDFDGGAFDRSQQPTRDHLQAVLRRVSGTDVTLDDVHLASTFTDRAMQTTTYRQGRVLLAGDAAHIHSPLGGQGLNTGIGDAVNLGWKLAATVRGDAPDGLLDTYTHERHPTGAKVLDWSRAQVAVMKPDPHAHAMQKVIRDLIGTRDGTTYVFEKASGSSNRYDLGGEHPLVGRSAPDFRLDNGTSLGDLMQDGRGLALDFSIDRRLHGPTAGCESRIRYVAGRARNDLGFGAVLVRPDGIVAWTGDRAPDREGFARAARQWFGSPAG is encoded by the coding sequence ATGCATGACGTGATGATCGTGGGCGCGGGCCCAGTCGGTCTGTTCCTTGCCTGCGAGCTTGGCCTCGCGGGCTGTTCTGTCCTGGTGCTCGAGCGGGAACCGGAGCTCGGCTCCCCGTGGAAGTCGATCCCGCTCGGGATGCGAGGCCTGTCCGCCGCGTCGGTCGAGGCGTTCTACCGGCGCGGGATGCTGCCCACTCTGCTGACAGCATCGGGCAGCAGCGACGATCCCGGCGTGAACCCCGACTCGGACGAACCGGTGCCCCCTCGTGTCGCGGGCCACTTCGCCGGCATGATGCTCGATCCGGCGAAGGTCGACGTAGCCGCCCTGCCGTTCCGGCTCCCGAGCCCGGCACTGGAAGGAGTGTTCACAAGCCTCGACGCGGTCGAGACGGTGCTGGCCGAGCGGGCATCCAAGCTCGGCGTGGAGATCAGGCGCGGCGTCACCGTCTCAGGCGTCGTACAGAACGACGAAAGCGTGATCGCACAGGCCGGTGAGGACGAATACGTGGCGCGCTGGCTCGTCGGCTGCGACGGCGGACGCAGCACGGTGCGGGGGCTCGCGGGCTTCGAATTCGTCGGCACCGAGCCCCAGTTCACCGGTTACACCATGCACGCCACCATCGCCGATCCCGAGAAGCTGCGATCTGGATTCGGATTCAACCTGACGCCCATGGGCGTGTACCTCCAGACGCCCGTGGCGGGACACATCAGCATGATGGACTTCGACGGCGGCGCCTTCGATCGCTCACAGCAGCCGACCCGGGACCACCTGCAGGCGGTTCTGCGCCGAGTGTCCGGCACCGACGTGACACTGGACGACGTCCATCTCGCCTCCACCTTCACCGACCGGGCGATGCAGACGACGACCTACCGGCAGGGACGCGTCCTGCTCGCGGGCGACGCCGCGCACATCCACTCGCCCCTCGGTGGGCAGGGGCTCAACACCGGTATCGGCGACGCCGTGAACCTGGGATGGAAACTCGCAGCGACCGTGCGCGGGGACGCGCCGGACGGACTTCTCGACACCTACACCCACGAGCGTCATCCGACGGGTGCGAAGGTACTCGACTGGTCGCGCGCCCAGGTGGCGGTCATGAAGCCGGACCCGCATGCCCATGCGATGCAAAAAGTGATCCGCGACCTGATCGGGACCCGTGACGGGACGACCTACGTGTTCGAGAAGGCGTCGGGCTCGTCGAACCGCTACGACCTCGGCGGTGAGCACCCGCTGGTCGGCCGCAGCGCCCCGGACTTTCGTCTCGACAACGGCACTTCTCTCGGCGACCTGATGCAGGACGGACGCGGCCTCGCGCTCGATTTCAGCATCGACCGACGGCTGCACGGTCCGACGGCGGGCTGTGAGAGCCGGATCCGGTATGTGGCCGGTCGGGCGAGGAACGACCTCGGATTCGGAGCCGTGCTTGTCCGCCCCGACGGCATAGTCGCCTGGACAGGCGACCGCGCCCCTGACCGCGAAGGGTTTGCACGGGCCGCCCGTCAGTGGTTCGGCAGTCCGGCCGGCTGA
- a CDS encoding FadR/GntR family transcriptional regulator yields MASYAGRGVHGQIVHTLGTRIVGGDLPEGAILDVRALGEELDVSLTVMRESMKVLAGKGLIDARQKRGTFVRERKHWNLLDADLIRWQVESGGGQRLMRDLADVRSIVEPAAAHRAALHRTDDDIEAMQSALDAMAEAQAHSPASAAEADAAFHRALLNATGNEMLARMDLLLEPGLRERDRVVHSHSQASDPVPSHQAVFDAVRDQDAARAELAMLDLLAQATHDFDQVSGDQHAAPR; encoded by the coding sequence ATGGCGTCCTATGCCGGCCGAGGCGTACATGGGCAGATCGTGCACACCTTGGGCACTCGCATCGTCGGCGGTGACCTGCCCGAAGGTGCGATTCTCGACGTCCGCGCACTCGGTGAGGAACTGGACGTCAGCCTGACCGTCATGCGCGAGTCCATGAAGGTCCTCGCCGGCAAGGGACTCATCGACGCCCGCCAGAAACGCGGCACCTTCGTCCGGGAGCGCAAGCACTGGAATCTCCTCGACGCGGACCTCATCCGCTGGCAGGTGGAGAGCGGCGGTGGCCAGCGCCTGATGCGGGACCTGGCCGACGTGCGCTCCATCGTGGAACCCGCCGCGGCACACCGGGCCGCACTGCATCGCACCGACGACGACATCGAGGCGATGCAGAGCGCCCTCGACGCCATGGCCGAAGCTCAGGCGCACTCTCCCGCAAGCGCCGCCGAAGCGGACGCCGCCTTCCACCGCGCCCTGCTCAACGCCACGGGCAACGAAATGCTGGCCCGCATGGACCTCCTCCTGGAGCCGGGACTGCGCGAGCGCGACCGGGTGGTGCACTCCCACAGCCAGGCATCCGACCCCGTGCCCAGCCACCAGGCCGTGTTCGACGCCGTTCGCGACCAGGACGCGGCCCGGGCGGAGCTGGCCATGCTCGACCTGCTGGCCCAGGCCACGCACGACTTCGACCAGGTCAGCGGCGACCAGCACGCGGCTCCCCGCTGA